In the Hordeum vulgare subsp. vulgare chromosome 7H, MorexV3_pseudomolecules_assembly, whole genome shotgun sequence genome, one interval contains:
- the LOC123412827 gene encoding disease resistance protein RGA5-like: MRPPDGSSSSSGPHGKHELQPEVVLYTASASASRRRGQTSADLYALRALLRGYGLTMDERDVSTSKAHRSELKSLLAARGCAFSLPQLLVGGRPVGGPDHVRKLHQTGGLRHLLDAAPRPCRAFVCQACKRVGSEPCSKCSEARNKMLDHGVMEQQQERVVLFYPTQDVSMEGRRGEVEAPFSVSLGAIGPILNKLDMMLGPQGCKLPKGLHDRFHLLKDNVEEISAYLEDLLEVEDPPMAVKCWMKEAQELSYDILDYIDSRVSLELLECRSVRKMGLIKIAKKLKWQKQIEYAAPHVPEHVIPKTICVDVIRAPRRLKWYQQMIEKVSEFRIYVLEAIRRYERYQVLCCSTSTACRFSAIGPIMPMPPPPCEKTCSGLVIDGRMSKFINSQLANDENEQLKVVSIHGSGCLGKTMLAKVLYNKIGRKFDCRAFIQVSKKPNIKKLLNDMLSQIYRKQPQASQKASDELRITADNIRNYLHGKRYLIIVDDLWDTSAWDVINQVFPKGSQGSRIITTTQIEDVALACSCDHPEQVFEMKPLDDGHSRKLFFGRIFGSESDCPEEFKLISSQLVEICAGLPLATISIASLLANQPSVSVDLLTHIHDSLVSCLSSNSTSERTRHVLNLSYNNLPHYLKTCLLYFSMYPVGSIIFKVDLVRQWVAEGFIAASEGQDTEEVAGTYFDELVDRRFIQPVSINFNNEVVSCTVHAVVHDLIVHKSAEENFLVVVDCNRKNLTLSHKVHRLSLQLGDAKYAKIPANIRKSQVRSLGVFGLSESMPCIEEFKLVRVLNLHLSGHHNGDQDLTGICELFHLRYLKIVCDVCIKLPNRMRGLQCLETLDVMDTPRGTYVPWDIIYLPRLLHLSLPPDTNLLDWSVSDEMSLCKPNHLQDLCISTPPSSDSDHLKRNMYALDYLMYEHDSLKTVKLVTCGSSVSYGDASRARVGWILDKPTHHIQRFEVSPHSPIVFCKMHRWKIQLGNLCILKIAVDGLSVNDVDILRVLTALTALSLYVEKSPNVKIIFGTAAGFTALKYLKLRFMSGIAWLRFEADAMPNLWKLRLVFDAIPQMDQRLELYLDCDQWKQYRHGNALISIEHMTGLREVSAKFGGAAADLQYVCRTGIVSNHLSNPIIEVKLVDSGSHGDKRISSRSRESSSRLNPPGVEEQQAVVSWSNTIDVIGRELFIRCLHLVPRRDYGASIASLNREFNSVVRDGDIYRLRRKNGVAEHWLYLSCGNDFLDWDAYDPSTGRWIHVPKMPPAQSRFWESLAVGTELLLFGSEGVSLRYSILTNSWTGLPDADADAMNTPRTLFGSASVGEKAYVTGGVDPSSANVLSTAEMYDSETHTWTPLPSMNRARYGCSGAFMDGKFYVIGGLSSSHEVLTCGEEYDLNLRSWRVIDNMSQGLNETNDGDPPLLAVVNNELYTADYSENNDLKRYDKLDNKWITLGKLPVQSKDKDGWDLGFRACGDRLIVIGRPNDSIDEKVVELHSWTPDGEPPVWDLFATRRLMGIQILCAVMGC, encoded by the exons ATGAGGCCGCCGGACGGCAGCTCTTCGTCGTCCGGGCCGCACGGCAAGCATGAGCTGCAGCCGGAGGTGGTTCTCTACACGGCGTCTGCGTCGGCGTCTCGCCGCAGAGGGCAAACCTCGGCCGACCTCTACGCCTTGCGCGCCCTGCTGCGTGGCTACGGCCTGACCATGGACGAGCGCGACGTGTCCACGAGCAAGGCGCACCGCAGCGAGCTTAAGTCGTTGCTtgcggctcgggggtgcgccttcTCCCTCCCGCAGCTCCTCGTGGGTGGACGGCCCGTGGGCGGCCCTGACCATGTCAGGAAGCTGCACCAGACCGGCGGGCTGCGGCACCTCCTCGACGCCGCCCCAAGGCCGTGCCGCGCCTTCGTGTGCCAAGCCTGTAAGAGAGTCGGCTCCGAGCCCTGCTCAAAGTGCAGCGAGGCCCGCAACAAGATGCTGGATCATGGCGTCATGGAGCAGCAGCAGGAGAGGGTCGTCCTTTTTTATCCAACCCAAG ATGTTTCAATGGAAGGCAGACGTGGAGAGGTGGAGGCCCCCTTCAGTGTTTCACTGGGCGCCATTGGACCCATTCTTAACAAGCTCGACATGATGCTAGGTCCTCAAGGATGCAAGCTGCCCAAGGGGCTCCATGACAGATTTCACCTGCTAAAAGATAATGTTGAAGAAATAAGTGCATACCTTGAAGATCTGTTAGAGGTGGAGGACCCTCCCATGgcggtgaagtgttggatgaaagAGGCACAAGAGTTATCCTATGACATCCTTGATTATATTGACAGCCGTGTATCCCTTGAGCTTCTGGAATGCAGATCCGTCCGCAAGATGGGTCTTATTAAGATTGCCAAGAAGCTCAAGTGGCAGAAACAAATTGAGTATGCAGCTCCTCATGTGCCAGAACATGTTATCCCCAAAACCATTTGTGTTGATGTCATTCGTGCTCCCAGGAGGCTCAAGTGGTACCAGCAGATGATTGAAAAGGTATCAGAATTCAGGATCTATGTCCTGGAGGCTATTCGACGGTATGAGAGGTACCAAGTCCTTTGTTGTAGTACCTCGACGGCATGTAGATTTTCTGCCATTGGGCCTATAATGCCAATGCCTCCACCGCCTTGTGAGAAAACTTGTTCTGGCCTAGTAATTGATGGTCGGATGAgcaagtttatcaactcacagctGGCTAATGATGAGAATGAGCAGCTCAAGGTGGTGTCTATTCATGGATCTGGATGTCTTGGTAAAACAATGCTTGCCAAAGTGTTGTATAATAAAATTGGGAGAAAATTCGATTGCCGAGCTTTCATCCAGGTGTCCAAAAAGCCTAATATAAAGAAGCTTTTGAATGACATGCTATCACAAATCTATAGGAAGCAGCCCCAAGCAAGCCAAAAGGCTTCTGATGAACTTCGCATAACTGCTGACAATATCAGGAATTATCTACATGGGAAGAG GTATCTAattattgttgatgatttatGGGATACATCGGCATGGGACGTTATTAATCAGGTTTTCCCCAAGGGTAGTCAAGGCAGCAGAATAATAACAACTACACAGATTGAAGATGTTGCATTAGCATGTAGCTGCGATCACCCAGAACAAGTTTTTGAGATGAAACCTTTGGATGATGGTCACTCAAGGAAGCTATTCTTTGGCAGGATTTTTGGCTCTGAAAGTGACTGTCCTGAAGAATTCAAACTAATTTCGAGCCAACTTGTAGAAATATGTGCTGGATTGCCACTAGCGACCATCAGCATAGCAAGTCTTTTAGCAAACCAGCCTTCTGTATCAGTGGATTTATTGACACACATACATGATTCATTAGTGTCTTGTTTGTCATCAAATTCAACTTCAGAAAGAACGAGACATGTACTGAACCTCAGCTACAACAACCTTCCTCATTACCTCAAGACATGCTTGCTCTATTTTAGTATGTATCCAGTGGGCTCCATAATCTTCAAAGTTGACCTGGTCAGGCAATGGGTGGCCGAAGGGTTTATTGCTGCAAGTGAAGGGCAAGACACAGAGGAAGTTGCAGGAACGTATTTCGATGAACTTGTTGATAGAAGATTCATCCAACCTGTGTCTATCAACTTCAACAATGAGGTGGTGTCCTGCACAGTTCATGCCGTGGTGCATGATCTTATTGTACACAAGTCTGCTGAAGAGAATTTCCTTGTGGTAGTAGATTGCAATCGAAAGAATTTGACGCTTTCTCATAAGGTCCATCGACTATCTCTCCAGCTTGGTGATGCAAAATATGCCAAGATACCAGCAAACATCAGAAAGTCACAAGTACGTTCACTTGGAGTTTTTGGATTATCGGAGAGCATGCCTTGCATTGAAGAGTTCAAGCTTGTTCGTGTTCTGAACCTTCATCTATCTGGCCATCATAATGGCGACCAAGACCTCACTGGGATATGCGAACTGTTCCATCTTAGATATCTGAAGATTGTTTGTGATGTATGCATAAAACTTCCGAACCGGATGAGAGGGCTGCAGTGTTTGGAAACACTTGATGTTATGGATACACCAAGGGGGACTTATGTTCCATGGGACATTATATATCTCCCACGCTTGTTGCACCTCAGTCTTCCTCCTGACACAAATTTGCTGGATTGGTCCGTCAGTGATGAAATGAGCCTTTGCAAGCCGAACCACCTGCAGGATCTTTGCATTTCGACACCGCCTTCTTCAGATTCCGACCATTTGAAGAGAAACATGTATGCTCTGGATTATTTAATGTATGAACATGACAGCCTGAAAACTGTAAAACTGGTGACTTGCGGGTCCTCGGTTAGCTATGGTGACGCTTCAAGAGCAAGAGTTGGCTGGATTTTAGATAAACCTACCCACCATATCCAGAGATTTGAGGTCTCACCACACAGCCCCATTGTATTTTGCAAAATGCACAGGTGGAAGATCCAACTTGGCAACCTGTGCATTCTGAAGATTGCCGTGGATGGACTGTCAGTAAATGATGTTGATATTCTTAGAGTGTTGACTGCCCTCACTGCCCTGTCGTTGTATGTGGAGAAGTCACCTAATGTTAAGATAATCTTTGGCACGGCTGCTGGATTCACAGCTCTCAAGTACTTGAAGCTGAGGTTCATGAGTGGAATAGCCTGGCTAAGATTTGAGGCGGACGCAATGCCTAATCTCTGGAAGCTCAGGCTTGTTTTCGACGCCATCCCTCAAATGGACCAACGACTTGAACTTTATTTGGACTGTGACCAGTGGAAACAATATCGACATGGTAATGCATTAATCAGCATCGAGCATATGACAGGCCTTAGAGAGGTCTCCGCTAAATTTGGGGGTGCGGCTGCTGATCTGCAGTATGTCTGCAGGACCGGTATAGTTAGCAATCATCTGAGCAATCCTATAATCGAGGTGAAATTAGTGGATTCCGGTTCCCATGGCGATAAAAG GATATCATCGAGGTCACGAGAGTCCTCTTCACGCCTGAATCCTCCAG GTGTAGAGGAGCAGCAAGCTGTGGTGTCGTGGAGCAATACCATTGATGTGATAGGTCGGGAGCTCTTCATCCGTTGCCTCCACCTTGTGCCCAGGCGGGACTACGGCGCCTCCATCGCCTCCCTCAACCGTGAATTCAATTCGGTGGTTCGCGACGGGGACATCTACCGCCTGCGTCGCAAGAATGGGGTGGCGGAGCACTGGCTCTACCTCTCTTGCGGTAACGATTTTCTGGATTGGGACGCTTATGACCCGTCCACTGGGCGCTGGATCCACGTGCCCAAGATGCCACCGGCTCAAAGCAGATTCTGGGAGTCGCTCGCTGTAGGAACCGAGCTGCTGCTGTTTGGGTCCGAAGGGGTTTCCTTGAGATATAGCATCCTTACCAATTCATGGACAGGGCTGCCTGATGCTGATGCTGATGCGATGAACACCCCGCGGACCTTGTTTGGGTCAGCCAGTGTCGGTGAGAAGGCGTACGTCACGGGAGGCGTTGATCCTTCTAGTGCTAATGTATTGAGCACGGCAGAGATGTATGACTCGGAGACACATACTTGGACACCCCTTCCCAGCATGAATAGGGCCAGGTACGGATGCTCTGGCGCCTTCATGGACGGCAAGTTCTATGTCATCGGTGGTCTTAGCAGTAGCCACGAGGTATTGACTTGCGGTGAGGAGTATGACTTGAACCTGCGGTCATGGAGGGTCATCGACAACATGTCTCAGGGGCTCAACGAGACAAACGATGGAGATCCTCCACTCCTTGCAGTTGTCAACAATGAGCTTTATACTGCTGATTACAGTGAGAATAATGATTTGAAGCGGTATGATAAGCTGGACAACAAGTGGATCACTCTTGGGAAATTGCCTGTACAGTCGAAGGACAAAGATGGCTGGGACCTGGGTTTCCGAGCGTGTGGTGACCGCCTGATTGTTATTGGGCGTCCAAACGATTCAATTGATGAAAAGGTGGTTGAGCTTCATTCATGGACCCCGGATGGGGAACCGCCTGTCTGGGATTTGTTTGCCACACGGCGATTGATGGGAATACAGATTCTGTGCGCCGTGATGGGTTGCTGA
- the LOC123412259 gene encoding uncharacterized protein LOC123412259 produces MICADGTPSTWMLHVRSMMPTLRCGRLEVPSKVTGNFCTDIFQAGSKVVLKTSTYPNKRNVAYGTIRSTDPRTKTCGIELGAEFALVRIDQPLLDNEELVREVSDCKTIGEAFFSGYLIAWPSAFIREKDN; encoded by the exons ATGATCTGCGCGGATGGAACTCCGAGTACTTGGATGCTTCATGTGCGATCTATGATGCCC ACATTAAGATGTGGGCGTTTAGAGGTCCCTTCGAAGGTTACGGGAAATTTTTGCACGGATATCTTTCAG GCTGGTTCCAAAGTAGTTTTGAAGACTTCAACATATCCCAACAAGAGGAATGTTGCGTATGGTACTATTCGTAGTACCGATCCAAGAACTAAGACGTGTGGTATTGAGTTAGGTGCTGAATTTGCCCTCGTGCGCATAGATCaacctttgcttgataatgaggaGTTGGTAAGGGAAGTTTCTGATTGCAAGACAATTGGTGAAGCATTCTTTTCAGGATACTTAATTGCATGGCCTTCTGCTTTT ATTCGAGAGAAGGATAATTGA